AATCAAATGATTGCCTATCGATCGACTTAGCGATCAAGGGGACCGCGCTAGAAGTCCCAGGGAGATGATGAACAAAAGTGAATATCACTGTTACTAAGTTTGAGTACCTGATGGTTAAAAAGTTCAATCTAAATACAATTTTTTATCGAAATAAAGATATAAATTTTATATTTTATAACTATCAGTAGCTTAGGTTTGTATTATTTTTGCTGTTTTTGAGATTTAAATTTGATGGTTAAATTTAAACATTGCAAAGGGATCTAACGCGTCAATTTATTTCTGTCTTCTTGGTAACAGTAAGGCGATTAATATGATATCAATCGCCTAGCGTAAACACCTATTGCGCACGTAATTATAATATTCGAGCATCTGTGGTGCTGATTAACTGAGCAACTTTTCAATAATAGTATTAAGCTCTTCTGGCTTAGTGGTTGGCGCATAGCGCTCAAGGATATTCCCTTGTTTATCAACTAAAAACTTAGTGAAGTTCCATTTAATAGATTCACTCCCTAAAAGACCTTTGGCAGACTTTTTAAGATGTTGGTACAAAGGATGACTGTTATTACCATTAACTTCAATTTTGCTAAACAGTGGAAATGTTACGCCAAAATTTAGTTGGCAAAATTGGCTGATCTCATCTTCTTTACCTTGTTCTTGTTTACCAAATTGATTACAAGGAAAGCCCAAGATAACTAAACCTCTATCTTTATATTGCTGATATAAATCCTCAAGTGCTTTGTATTGCGGAGTAAATCCACATTTACTTGCCGTGTTAACAATAAGCAAGACCTTATCTTTAAACTGCTCCATGACAAGGTCTTTGCCTTGAATATCTTTTACGTTAATAGAATAAATTGCTGCAGTCATCTGATGCTCCTTTATATGAAAGAT
The Shewanella vesiculosa DNA segment above includes these coding regions:
- a CDS encoding glutathione peroxidase, whose translation is MTAAIYSINVKDIQGKDLVMEQFKDKVLLIVNTASKCGFTPQYKALEDLYQQYKDRGLVILGFPCNQFGKQEQGKEDEISQFCQLNFGVTFPLFSKIEVNGNNSHPLYQHLKKSAKGLLGSESIKWNFTKFLVDKQGNILERYAPTTKPEELNTIIEKLLS